A genomic segment from Gracilinanus agilis isolate LMUSP501 chromosome 1, AgileGrace, whole genome shotgun sequence encodes:
- the C1H7orf25 gene encoding UPF0415 protein C7orf25 homolog has translation MSVQSMLRERIAAAEELIGRAEALSGSRKGGVEGGAKLCSKLRAELKFLRKVEAGRVAVKESHLQSTNLTHLRAVVEAAESLEAVVAVLHVFGYADGAGDKQTLVVDVVANGGHTWVKAIGRKAEALHNIWLGRGQYGDRSVVEQAEDFLRASAQQPVQYSSPRVVFAFYNGVSSPVADELRGMGVSVRGDIVAVNTPPERPERLLPGDGESDEEAPGLPPVTRVDRENVVASVAFPTEVKVDMCGRVNLDITTLITYVSALSYGGCRFVFREKVLTEQAVQERRERVLPQLEAFMAGKELFACESAVKDFQAILDTLGGPGERERAARLIQGVRVVPDQPSERALRLVASSKINSRSLTIFGTGDTLRAVTMTANSGFVRAAANQGVKFSVFIHQPRALTESKEALATPLPKSCPAGGGL, from the coding sequence ATGTCGGTGCAGTCGATGCTTCGCGAGCGCATCGCGGCGGCCGAGGAGCTGATCGGGCGGGCCGAGGCGCTGTCGGGCTCCCGGAAGGGCGGCGTGGAGGGCGGCGCCAAGCTGTGCAGCAAGCTCCGGGCCGAGCTCAAGTTCCTGCGCAAGGTGGAGGCTGGCCGCGTGGCCGTGAAGGAGTCGCACCTGCAGAGCACCAACCTGACGCACCTGCGGGCCGTGGTGGAGGCGGCCGAGAGCCTGGAGGCCGTCGTGGCGGTGCTGCACGTCTTTGGCTACGCGGATGGGGCCGGCGACAAGCAGACGCTCGTGGTGGACGTGGTGGCCAACGGCGGCCACACGTGGGTCAAGGCCATCGGCCGCAAGGCCGAGGCCCTGCACAACATCTGGCTGGGCCGCGGCCAGTACGGCGACCGGAGCGTGGTGGAGCAGGCCGAGGACTTCCTGCGCGCCAGCGCCCAGCAGCCCGTGCAGTACAGCAGCCCCCGCGTCGTCTTCGCCTTCTACAACGGCGTGTCCAGCCCCGTGGCCGACGAGCTGAGGGGGATGGGCGTCTCCGTCCGGGGGGACATCGTGGCCGTGAACACCCCCCCGGAGCGACCCGAGCGGCTCCTGCCCGGCGATGGCGAGTCGGACGAGGAGGCTCCGGGGCTCCCGCCGGTGACCCGCGTGGACAGGGAGAACGTCGTGGCCAGCGTGGCCTTCCCCACTGAGGTCAAGGTGGACATGTGCGGCCGCGTGAACCTGGACATCACCACCCTCATCACGTACGTGTCGGCGCTGAGCTACGGCGGCTGCCGCTTCGTCTTCCGCGAGAAGGTGCTGACCGAGCAAGCCGTCCAGGAGCGCCGGGAGCGCGTCCTGCCCCAGCTCGAGGCCTTCATGGCCGGCAAGGAGCTGTTCGCCTGCGAGTCGGCCGTCAAGGACTTCCAGGCCATTCTGGACACCCTGGGGGGCCCCGGGGAGAGGGAGCGGGCCGCCCGGCTCATCCAGGGGGTCCGCGTGGTGCCGGACCAGCCCTCCGAGCGGGCCTTGAGACTGGTGGCGAGTTCCAAGATCAACAGCCGCTCGCTCACCATCTTCGGGACGGGAGACACCCTGAGAGCCGTCACCATGACGGCCAACAGCGGCTTCGTGAGGGCCGCCGCCAACCAGGGCGTGAAGTTCAGCGTCTTCATCCACCAGCCGCGGGCGCTCACTGAGAGCAAAGAGGCGCTCGCCACCCCCCTACCAAAGAGCTGCCCGGCCGGTGGCGGGCTCTGA